In Lytechinus variegatus isolate NC3 chromosome 6, Lvar_3.0, whole genome shotgun sequence, the DNA window ttTATCATTGCAACACTTCCAAAACTGGAGGTAAAGTTCGCACTGTGTTTACCATCGCTGTTCACGTATGGACTTCGATTTATGCCCCTTTGATTTCTAAATTATGgctatataaaatgaaaatgctcAAATATATCCAAAGAAACTGTTGATAGTGTCATTTATATATTGTATGCATGTCTGCAATTTTGACCTTATAAAATTGTTTGACAAACAGGTATATACCACCGTGATAATATTGGTCTATAATACTTTTATACGACATTATTTTGTTACACGCTGGAAGTTTATCTCAACTTAGATTCGGAGCATCAATTCTTATTGTGAAACTACTGTAGTATTTGTGTATAGGATAACATTTCACGGACATTCCTTTGCTTTTGATAGTCACATAAAGGTGCAATAAATACACCTTTTAAGAATAATaacttttgttctttctcaaagTCTTACATTAAGTGTACGGCAACTCTTCTTCAtatgatacaaatatttcaaaatgtgtttgacACTTCGAAATGCCGATGTTTGCCTTATCTTATCATTTTCATGTACGTTAAGTGTACGAATTGATTCTTTTCTATGTTTTATGtgtacaaaaacaaacaaagcaGTGTAGAAGCGTTTCGATGTGATCTAGTTGCTTCAAGTATTTTagtcatgaaaataataacagttGCTAAATGAATTGAGTTTTCTCgttaaaatacatgtcaatAAAATGTTAATGGATAATTAGATATGTCTACGTCTAACCTGCCTACTTTTTTGTGGAAACGTACTACTTTGAGCTCTGattatatgaattcagtgaacTATATATGATTTTATCCATAGTTGACAAATTTTCGGAGGAGATGATGAATCGGAAAActgtgatttattaaaattaaataaattgatttaataAGTGATTTTAAACCATTCATCAAATTGAGAACAGTCTGTTTTTGTAATCCTACTTTATCTATTTACACACACCTAAATTACCGCGACCCAGTTTTAAGCTGTAGTATTCTCATTCCTCAGGTCTCTGGTGTCATTATATCCCCCTTACACGagccttttatttgtttataaaagtaGAATTTATTGTTCACGTTAGGCCGGGTTTTTTTAAGGGCTTTTTTTAAGTTGATTTAGTAGCTGACGACTAAaacaacacgcacacacacacaccctgaCATATTTATgtaatgacaaaaaataatgaagagtTGACGTAGCCTAATTCaaagttccccagagctatcttacttttggaaaaattggtgatgccgaaaaaatatctccgccgggaatcgaacAACAGGTTTCAACGCCGGTGTCTTGACCACTAGACCACACCaataatattacttttttttttcattattaaatgtTTGATGCCAAAATTTTAAACCCTTTTCAACCGAATTATGCACATCGAACCTTTCTCTTGGTCTTATGTCGTTCTTTCTTTTATCCGTTATCCTTACACATGAACTAGAGTTACTCCTTTGCCTGGTCCATCCACTTCTTCTGTTTTATTGTTGCTTTCTTTtcatatatattattaaaattcaatctttattcTAGTTCAcgctgaataaataaaatactccAAAAAAATTATAGTTTGACCAGATCTTTTCGCGGACTTTAGGACattcattatataaaaaagggaacccccccccccttccgattgaacttcattctttattttgagaTTCTAAGACCCCAAATGTGATGcaaaatttgtaataatttaCACAACTATGTTCTATATCTTGTCTATACCTGTTTCAATGATCATATTATTTTAGTTTGCTTTATAATTGTCATGAaggtggaagagccgtggtgtggtggttctgactctcgccttgtaaacagagggtcgtgtgttcgaatcccaccgcgatctagcgtcctttggcaaggcgttactccacactttgccactctcgaccaaggtgctaaatgggtacccggtaggatgcgaaagatattttatgtttgatttttccagcgccataatgtggctgcgatgaatgcaaggaattcTCCCCATGGAGTGggaattgtgcacttttcgtgcttgattgaaatgaatccattgaccggggtaataatatgctgtaacgcgttttgggccattctgggaaaagcgctttataaaaattggctctattattattatttatgcaACCATTTATAAAAGagtaatacagtgcgtatcagaAAAACGGGACAGTTCTAAAaagactaacaatattgtttcaaattatgttaTTTGGTGTAAATAGATGCTCTGAAATCTTATTtctgaatttaatttttttttaaataattttgtcCATGCTTAGTGAACACGGAACGTTTTTATctggggttcaaaaagaggcttgccccaaaatggcagaaatgagaaatttgatgattggaCTTCTTGCTCATCAGCAGACTTCATCTtaacctcttcattttttttgcaatgagtttcgaattatgctgtcaaatttcatttacaaactCATTTAATTACTTGAATTATTGTTATGTTTTCATGTAAACgtcttttatttttgaattttccgtcataagtaagaaaagaggACTTATTGTCAGAAGATTTACATTGTTAATTGAGAGAACTtgaaatttttcaaattatgtgaAACGAagtatgttatggtaccttttataaaagacatgaatcctatttccAAGGGTTTATTGATTCATTGACCAAGTTACATGTAGGcatatgtgcttgacaggacacagaggaaaggattcatgtctttcaatggcaatggagTCAGTTTTGAGGGGGCTAGATTTGGCAGATCGGATGAAATGTTTTAAAAGTTGTGAGCAAGCGAACCGAGCAAGCAGAGATTTCCATATTTTTGTTAAGATACTAAATTTTGTGATGAATtctgacaaaatattcaaaaaataaaacataattcactttctatctttccttttatatcctttccacttttttcttagtaatgattttttttatcggaGGAGAGGAGCACCGCGAGCCCCGTCCATCTGTATGCCACTGTTTAAAGGCACATacagcacacaatgaaaggatttgaaaaaaagaatacacgccttcccatacttcggttgacaaatttgtgtttttgctttaaaaagaatattcaaagctaaaagagaacatattaaaaagaaacaacaacagaacaattcatgaagatttgaaaataaattttgaccgtatgattcgaaaattatggcaaatataatgaaaaggttaaggggaagtctgctgattagcaagaagtcagatgatcatatttatcattttatgccattttggcgcaatcCTCCTTTTTAACCTcagacaaaaacattctgtgttcgctcaagcatgaacgaaacttttttttctttttaattgcaTTTGAAAGTTAAGACTTCAGAGCAACTATTAACGCCAAAATGAAGACTccacaatctgaaaaaaaattatatactttACAAATCTGtcccttttttgatacgcactgtataaaggTCCAATCTGGAGTATTTTATAAATTCAGGCAGAAATAAATCTCAAATCTTGCCACAAGATTGCATGGAACCCCATTGTTTACAATACATAAAATTATATTGTGCAgtaataaattctttttttttatttctagttCACAAATCTTCAATCAATATATACCATTTTTGCACCTTAACCCTTCTCATAAACCTCGTCGCTATCCTATCACCAACTGGCACACATATACtcctattttcttttaagttcaTAAATagtttcagattaaaaaaaacagctacCGGTTACCATTCCATAACTGGTATTTGACCTGAGGAGTTACCAACGGCAGCCATCTTGATGcatgtttctttctttaaagAAGGAAACTGTCCAGGATCGGGGCACATGGTTGCTTTGTCTTTCTACAGAATATTTGATATACTTTAGATTCTTTTTTCTTGAGTGATGTTATCTGAAGAAGGGGGAGTGTATTGGCGATCTGTTGCATAAATACGTTCAACGATAGTTTTATCTATGAAGGATTAACTTTTCAAATTAAGTGGCCATAAATATCGCTTTTAACTACTGACATAGCACAATCGAGCAGAATTTACAAGGTTGCGGAGCCCTGTGGTTAGCACCAAACACCTTTGCCCAGTGGGCCTAGGATTCGATACTCGTCGCAGCCTCTCTGAGGCCAGACCCCATGCTGCAGACATGTGGTATTATACAGTAACTATCTTCCTGGTTGTGTTAACCCCTGGTGTCTTGGGTGACGCTCAAGTTCCGAATTTCGACTGTGATTTTGAAAGTGATCAATGTGGATGGACCTTTGATTTATCGAATAAACTAGTCTGGACCAGGAACTCTGGACCTACTCCGACTCCAAGGACTGGACCGTCCGGAGATCATACATCAGGCTCAGGTAATGATTACCgagaaattatatatatatatattttaaatgagaggatgataaatgatgaatTGGAAAGGAAGACCTTCGGGTTATAGTTATTTAGTTAATCTTTTTCCTTTCCCAGCATCCATGTGACTCTCCTTATcctattgtttgtatattttgtatattatgtttgattatgccgaataaataatgataataatgaatatgaaaataaacttggaAGTGcttacattgaaataaaacaacattgtttttttttttggggggggtaagcTATGGCAGAAATGAAAGTGACTTTAACAAACTTCATGTGGTTCGATATTCACAGCTTGCATTATGCATATCCATTTTTCACATTATACATTGACAAAGTATTATATGTGGaatatatcaattaaaaaagcATAACTACTttaggcctggtcacaccgtcCGAGCGTTGTTgcagcggtcgtggagcggtagggaaagaaggtcgaatttcgctcacaaaaattagggggggggggaacaatcaaaataaaaaatggtgaacggtagcgagcggtgatgatttttttctcttcgctccacgaccgctccaacaacgctcgggcggtgtgaccaggtgGGGTTTAAACATTTACAAACAGGAAATAAAATCCCTGGGTTTAATATGTTGCTGTTTCTTCCTAAATAATGATTAGGTAACCGAATTTAACGTCGGAGGGAGCCTAGGTCTCGAGCAGTGAGAGCCTCTGGAGTACTTATTATGTCAGTGTTCATTGTATTGATATTTTGTGTCGATGAAAAGATATAACTGATGTCATCGTTTGGCGAAACTATCttgaatttctttaaaatctgaACCAGATTGGACCCAGTAAAAAAGAAGAGAGTGTTTTGGTGGGCCATGTGAAAATCTTATACACATTGTTAAAATGATCCACAGTGTGTGGTTACAATGGTGTACACATTTTTGGACACCGTGTTTTTTCTGCTAATACCAGGGGCtaatttcataaagctattcgtaagttaagagcgactttttcttgtggtaaatgcattggcggaaatcccagggggacgtgtcccccctactcaaaatagtagtgGGGACACAttatcaaatgccccccccccctactattttgggtctttggtgatgctaagaaatatataactcaaaatgggaataaaacgtgcgttttgggaAGACATgacccttctttcttttttttttgcttgtcaaatttccagACCGTTgtccccccctaccttttgggagagatccTGGGTAAATGATGTTCACCATTATAagttggtgattatttagcacgtAAAAAAGGACCACCAgtagttcttaaagtcgctcttaacttaggaacagctttatgagacACCCACCAGGACTGACAAAGTGATGATGAATTAAAGATTGACCTCATGCAAAGCCTATTTTCAATATccgttatgttttttttatgtgggGGAGGATTTTTTCGGGGAAGGGGGGTGCAGGGCTGGGGGTCATGAAACGTACATGGATACCGGATTCAAAGTCTTAATTCATCATGTTTGTATGTGTtgtttttttaccatttatttatttttgtatttattcatcatCAAAATGGCAATAACAATGAGgattcaataaaatatgaatgaaaacagAATCGTTGTGGATACTTAGCTgtctgaatttgaaaaaaagctAACTTGATAACTGTGATCCGAGGTTATCCCTCCCTGACCAACCGGTTACATTTcataattccaaaggttcgtaattccgaaggttcgtaattccgaaggttcgtgattccgaaacacgtaaattgcatatacctcgatgttcgttaatccgaaaacgtaaaagggttcgttaatcctaccatttgtggcgttattccgaaggttcgttattccgaaggctcgataatccgaaaacgaaatatggttcgatgttccgaaggttcgttaatccgaaaacgaaataatgttcgttgttccgaaggttcgttagtccgaaaacgaaataaggttcgatacTAAGTActtttttcggactaacgaaacttcggaatcacgaacctcatttcatttttggattaacgaaccttcggaattaagaaccttcggaaatacgaacgtTCGGAatagaaccttcggaataacgaagcttcggaattacgaatgtatgcggaccAACCAACATGCTCAACAATTGCAACCATAAAATTAAGTAAGAATATCGATTATGCATAAACAGTAATATTAAGCCCCGTCTGCTGCGATAGGCCTAGCAATGCTGAATACAATGTAGGGCCGATATATGTAGATTTATGATTCGTCAAAGAGCATCTAGCCTTATTCATGTTCTGTCTTTTGTTTTCTAAACGATCATCTTTactttgtggagcgttgtggcccagtggattagtcttcggactttgaaacagagggtcgtgggttcgaatcccagccatggcgtaatttccttcagcaagaaactgatccacaatgtgctgcactcgacccaggtgaggtaaataagtaccggtaggaagtaattccttaaaaagctgtgtgcgctatgaacgcctagcttagccgggtaatataggagcgccttgagcacccaacaaggtggatatgtgcgcaatataaataccctttGACATGTTACAAGTTACTCTCCATTTGGGGGGCATTTGTACCATTACTGTAATTTAATATAGTTTCTTATAATTATCTCTGTTTTTTAATTATGTCGTTCTGTAGCGCATGTGATCCATATGTAAACATGATATAAAAACTTTTATGTAAATGACCGAATTTGCGAACTGTCTGATTGTGTAcaattaaatgaaattcattgttttacctcaatccctctctctctctctctctctctctctcattttgcTGCCACCCATACAGGATTTTACCTGTACATCGAAGGTGCTGATGCCAGTACTGGGGACAAGGCGACCATCATATCGCCGACCATCCCCGCCCTCCCCGCTGGGGGAGCATGTGTCTCATTCTGGTATCATATGCTGGGGACAACCATGGGTACATTGACGGTGTATAGCCCTCAAAACCAAGAGAAGTGGAAGAAAGCGGGCGACCAGGGGAATCTGTGGAAGCAAGCAAACGTTTGGTTGCAGTCCGCTTCAAGCTCGTCACAGGTACCTACTCATCCATTTCCCTGATCTCAGCTCTGCcagaaaaaaacttttaaaggacaagtccaccccaacggaaagttaatataaaaaaagagaaaaatccaacaagcaaaatattgaaaaattcatcaaaatcagatggaaaataagaaagttatgacattttaaagttttgcttgatttcacaaaacagttatatgcacatcctggtaggtatgcaaattggcagactggtGACGTCACCCTCttactatttcctttgtattttattatatgaattatgaaatattctaatttctcctccttgtcaagagaaacacatttttatttctccctggacatgtggaattaccattattttaagaGTTTATGGTTAAGGTTAGTTggtttttattgtcaaatttgtaaaacctgaaatattgtattattcaaacaaaaaacaaaagaaataatgagtgatggacatcatcgactctctcatttgcatatcggtGCCTGAGTTGTGCAttcaacttttttgtgaaaaataagcgaaacttaaaattttcataactttattattttatatccgatttcgatgaaagtGTATCTATATCATATTACTATTAGTATAGGCTTTCTGCATGAGATGTATTTGTAAATGTCTTTTAAAGCTTTGAAGAGTTTTGCACTGCTTAAAATGTTGAGGGATCTTATTCCAAATAATGGGACCCCtacataaaaatatgttgtttgagAAAGAATAATGGCCATATATTGCACGAGTATCAGCTGAGTTTCTAGTATTATATTTCTGGATATCCATATTGGTTTGAAAAATGTTGTCAACATTATTAGGCAGAAGGTTGTTACAATaggaatatatataatatatataatataaattccttcttattaagcgctttttcaaaagttacaaagcgctgtacaaatgacaaaacaaatacaatcggtaaaaacttaaaacaaaactacacaaaatgaaacactattgtaatatattaaacatgttaaaacaatacataaaaaCGGATAATTGAAAATCATGTAGTAAAGAAATTGGGAGTATATTTAATTTTAAGAAAAGAGGTGTGCTATGACTTAGAAAGGGTTTATGGCATATTATACGAACTGCTCTCTTTAGAAGAAGAAAGATGCGGTTCAATAGGTATTGCTTGCAGGATCCCCaaacaatattgcaataagatatgtaaggtaaaatcaatgaaatatgtttataattataaaatcaaaataattattattcttcGTAGCAAAAAGGCTAAACATAACCCGAAACTTCAAACCTTTAAATGCATCCAATTATAAATTTGATTCTGGTAACATATCGTATGTcatttactttttatttgttgattcattaattttgcaattgaaaattttaaaacaattatgaatGGGTAACCAGCAGTCCGAAAATCATCTTTTATTTGACgttcaagaaatgaaaatgagaaactAGCTTATCTGAAAGAATAATTCTTCCTCATATTGTGaaaaatggttttaaaaagttaaagaaAGTACACTTTCTTTCTCACATTTTTGTTAGAACGGCTTGTAAACTTGTTATACTTGGATATTGCAAAGCGTGTTCATCTCATTCTTGAGTGACCTCCAAACTTGAAAcattaattgttttcttttattatttgaactTTTTGAAGCCTATACCCATATTACCTGTACATAAAATCACGTACTTGAATGTGTGGATATATCATTTTGTAAATAAGGGTATGGTTTTAGGattctaggacatctaccccctggacatctaccccccggacatccaccccggacatctaccccccggacatccacccccttaggacaagtaccccctaggacaagtaccctttaggacatctaccccggacatctacccccccggacatctacccccggacatctaccccctggacatccacctcccggacatccacccccttaggacaagtaccccctaggacaagtaccctctaggacatctaccccccggacatctaccgcCTCATCTTTAGATTGATTTTGaattgataagatatatatttttgctcGTCTGTGAGCGATCATAACGAACGagcaatttgacaaaaaaatgacagggggtagatgtccggggggtggatgtctggggggtagatgtccggtgggtggatgtccggggtggatgtccggggggtggatgtccgggggtggatgtccggggggtggatgtccgggggtagatgtccgggggttagatgtccggggggtggatgtccgggggtggatgtccgggaggtagatgtcctagagggtacttgtcctagggggtacttgtcctaagggggtggatgtccggggggtagatgtccagggggtagatgtccggatACGGGTTTTAGAAGCGCGTTAGAAGCTTAATATTCACTCTGGCCGACTTTATTACTAACAATTATAATTTCACTAAATAATACACTAAGAATACGATTGTATCCTTTGATTGACTTATATATGCTAATATATCACCAAAAAACGAATAAATTTAatgcatttcaatttattttcacttAGATGTATATTACTGGCGAGCTCGGCGGATCGCATTACTCAGATATGGCCATAGATGATCTGTCAATTAAAACAGGAATCGTGTGTCCAGATGATTGTAAGTTTTCACCCAATAATcaattcatcaacattttcatacaGTTTTCATACATGCATTATTTCATCTGCTCATCAGTGAGTTGTCCATTAATTTCTCCTCCATTCAAACAATATTCACATTCATCATTTACTATcttattcattcaatcaatcaatcaatcaataaagcattcattcactcattcgtGTATCTATCAATTCTCAGTATATCTTTTCATTCAACGACTCTGCAAGGGTATACCATTGTcaaatgtttgattttaatcaaaatatgaaGGAAATGAAGATAGAAACTAGCTTTGAATTTAAACAATTGGAAATGAGAAGATAAAGGGTGACTGATTCAGTTTTCATATTATGTCTTTGACAACTCATTCACCTTTGTTGTGGATTCTTGACATGCAGCACC includes these proteins:
- the LOC121417848 gene encoding MAM domain-containing protein 2-like translates to MWYYTVTIFLVVLTPGVLGDAQVPNFDCDFESDQCGWTFDLSNKLVWTRNSGPTPTPRTGPSGDHTSGSGFYLYIEGADASTGDKATIISPTIPALPAGGACVSFWYHMLGTTMGTLTVYSPQNQEKWKKAGDQGNLWKQANVWLQSASSSSQMYITGELGGSHYSDMAIDDLSIKTGIVCPDDLPDAHSCDFDQDFCSWSSTPNPKIKWIRHSGPTQSTSTGPSNDHTKGDKTGGLKKRRER